In Methanothermus fervidus DSM 2088, a single genomic region encodes these proteins:
- a CDS encoding Adenine deaminase (COGs: COG1001 Adenine deaminase~InterPro IPR006679: IPR011059: IPR006680~KEGG: chy:CHY_0699 adenine deaminase~PFAM: amidohydrolase~PRIAM: Adenine deaminase~SPTR: Q3AE81 Adenine deaminase 2~TIGRFAM: adenine deaminase~PFAM: Amidohydrolase family~TIGRFAM: adenine deaminase), with amino-acid sequence MVIILKVLKRLIHVSLGRKNADLVLKNCNVFNSFTGEFIEGDIAITSGYIAGVGKYSGKKEINLDNAYVTPGFIDGHVHIESSMVSPLEFAKAVVPLGTLTAIIDPHEIANVLGEEGIKYILNSTKDLPMNIYVMLPSCVPATSLETSGSRLTAENLKKFIDHPRVLGLGELMDYEGVLETSEEILKKIEIAKNKIVDGHAPGLKGKKINAYASAGIKSDHECINVEEAKDRLLCGMYLMIREGSVAKNLKDLLPVVNENTVHRCFFVTDDRNPEDIIELGSINHMIKIAVDYGIDISKALQMATINAANYFRLDKLGAIAPGYIADILVFEDFKEFKPKIVFKDGKLVAKNGKIISKIKTKTEKIGNTMKVKEPKESKLKVPAKSEKAYVIGLVPGQLITKKLKMKLPIKDGYFRPSPSKDVVKLAVFERHKYTGNVGVGFLHGLGLKKGAIASTVAHDSHNIVVAGVKDEDILLAVKELIRMSGGIVVVEEGKVKGSLPLPIAGLMSDKKIHNVYSKLKKLKKLCLELGIHHYNPFMVLSFMSLPVIPEIRLTDKGLVDVNTSSIISVSVKE; translated from the coding sequence TTGGTGATAATTTTGAAAGTTCTAAAAAGATTGATACATGTTTCTTTAGGAAGGAAAAACGCTGATTTGGTTTTAAAAAATTGTAATGTTTTTAATAGTTTTACTGGTGAATTTATAGAGGGAGATATTGCCATAACTTCTGGATATATAGCAGGAGTTGGTAAATATTCAGGAAAAAAAGAAATTAATCTTGATAATGCATATGTAACACCTGGATTTATCGATGGCCATGTACATATTGAAAGTTCGATGGTATCTCCACTAGAATTTGCTAAAGCAGTAGTACCTCTAGGAACATTGACAGCAATAATAGATCCTCACGAAATTGCCAATGTTTTAGGGGAAGAAGGTATAAAGTACATATTAAATTCAACAAAAGATCTACCAATGAATATTTATGTTATGTTACCTTCTTGTGTACCAGCCACATCATTAGAAACATCTGGATCAAGATTAACTGCAGAAAATCTGAAAAAATTTATTGATCACCCAAGGGTTTTAGGTTTAGGAGAATTAATGGATTATGAAGGTGTGTTAGAAACATCGGAAGAAATATTAAAAAAAATAGAAATCGCCAAAAACAAAATAGTCGATGGACATGCGCCTGGCCTTAAAGGGAAAAAGATAAATGCTTACGCATCTGCAGGAATAAAATCTGACCATGAATGTATCAATGTTGAAGAAGCAAAGGATAGATTACTTTGTGGAATGTATTTAATGATAAGAGAAGGATCTGTAGCAAAAAATTTAAAAGATCTTTTACCAGTTGTAAATGAAAATACTGTCCATCGATGTTTTTTTGTAACTGATGATCGCAATCCTGAAGATATCATTGAACTAGGATCAATAAATCATATGATTAAAATTGCTGTAGATTATGGTATAGATATTTCTAAAGCCCTTCAGATGGCTACAATAAACGCTGCTAATTATTTTAGGCTTGATAAACTAGGTGCAATAGCACCAGGATATATAGCTGACATATTAGTTTTTGAAGATTTCAAAGAGTTTAAACCTAAAATTGTTTTTAAGGATGGTAAATTAGTTGCTAAAAATGGTAAAATTATTTCAAAAATTAAAACAAAGACAGAAAAAATTGGAAATACAATGAAAGTAAAGGAACCAAAAGAAAGTAAGTTAAAAGTGCCAGCAAAATCTGAAAAAGCATATGTAATTGGCCTTGTCCCTGGTCAACTTATTACTAAAAAACTTAAGATGAAATTACCAATCAAAGATGGCTATTTTAGACCTTCACCAAGTAAAGATGTTGTAAAGTTAGCAGTTTTTGAAAGACATAAATATACAGGAAATGTAGGTGTCGGATTCTTACATGGTCTTGGTCTTAAAAAAGGAGCAATAGCCTCTACAGTTGCACATGATTCTCATAACATAGTTGTGGCTGGAGTCAAAGATGAAGATATTTTATTAGCCGTAAAAGAATTAATAAGAATGAGTGGTGGGATAGTAGTAGTAGAGGAAGGAAAAGTTAAAGGCTCTTTGCCATTGCCAATAGCTGGATTGATGTCAGATAAAAAAATTCATAACGTTTACTCAAAATTAAAAAAACTAAAAAAATTATGCCTGGAGTTAGGAATTCATCATTACAACCCATTTATGGTGTTATCTTTCATGAGTTTACCAGTTATACCTGAAATTAGACTCACAGATAAAGGTTTAGTCGATGTAAATACCTCATCAATAATATCTGTGTCAGTCAAAGAATAA